In Chryseobacterium camelliae, one DNA window encodes the following:
- the ygiD gene encoding 4,5-DOPA dioxygenase extradiol, with amino-acid sequence MNLNDLQNISDNFHATQKMPALFLGHGSPMNAIEENQFVRGFRKAASEIPKPNAILCISAHWYTAGTKVTAMDLPQTIHDFRGFPQALFDVQYPAPGDPGLARETADLLAPVLVEEDHQWGLDHGAWSVIRHMYPDADIPVIQMSIDYTKPPQYHFDLAKRLEKLREKGILIIGSGNIVHNLRLIDWRNINTVGAGWDWAIEAREKTNQWLLEGNFNAIVNYHQQGTSLQYAVPSPDHYLPLIYSLGLKQPSEDLSLFNDELIGGSLSMTSVRIG; translated from the coding sequence ATGAACCTTAACGACCTTCAAAACATTAGTGACAACTTCCATGCAACCCAGAAGATGCCCGCACTTTTCCTGGGACACGGATCTCCAATGAATGCCATTGAAGAAAATCAGTTTGTCCGGGGATTCCGCAAAGCGGCCTCTGAAATTCCGAAGCCGAATGCCATCCTTTGTATTTCTGCTCACTGGTACACGGCGGGAACTAAAGTAACGGCTATGGATCTGCCGCAGACCATCCATGATTTCAGAGGATTTCCACAGGCATTGTTCGACGTACAGTATCCGGCTCCCGGAGATCCCGGACTTGCCAGAGAAACTGCTGACCTTTTAGCTCCCGTCCTGGTGGAAGAAGACCATCAGTGGGGACTCGACCACGGAGCATGGTCTGTGATCCGGCACATGTATCCGGATGCCGATATCCCTGTCATCCAGATGAGCATCGATTATACAAAACCTCCGCAGTATCATTTTGACCTCGCTAAAAGACTGGAAAAGCTTCGTGAAAAAGGGATCCTTATTATCGGAAGCGGGAATATCGTCCACAACCTGAGGCTGATTGACTGGCGCAACATCAATACTGTAGGGGCCGGCTGGGACTGGGCTATAGAAGCACGGGAGAAAACCAATCAATGGCTTCTGGAAGGAAATTTCAATGCAATCGTTAACTACCATCAGCAGGGAACTTCTTTGCAGTATGCGGTTCCAAGTCCGGACCATTACCTTCCGCTGATCTACAGCCTGGGCCTTAAGCAGCCTTCAGAAGACTTATCTTTGTTCAATGATGAGCTTATCGGTGGTTCGCTGAGCATGACCAGTGTAAGGATCGGGTAA
- a CDS encoding YceI family protein, whose product MATQWNLDPTHSEITFKVKHMMISNVKGNFTDFDAQIEAEDDTFKNAKTTATIKTDSVFTNNTDRDNHLKSGEFFNAEQYPTITFESQALSDEVTGNLTINGITKPVTLDVDFGGVNVDPWGNTKAGFSFEGKISRKDFGLNWNATLEAGGVLVSDDVKIAGELQFVKQA is encoded by the coding sequence ATGGCAACACAATGGAATTTAGACCCAACGCATAGTGAAATTACTTTCAAAGTAAAACACATGATGATCTCTAATGTAAAAGGAAATTTTACCGATTTCGATGCACAGATTGAAGCGGAAGACGATACTTTTAAAAATGCTAAAACAACAGCAACAATCAAGACAGACTCTGTTTTTACCAATAATACAGACCGTGACAATCACCTGAAATCTGGAGAATTCTTCAATGCTGAACAATATCCTACGATTACTTTTGAATCTCAGGCTCTGAGCGATGAAGTTACCGGAAACTTGACCATCAACGGAATTACAAAACCAGTGACTTTAGATGTAGATTTCGGAGGCGTAAATGTTGATCCATGGGGAAATACCAAAGCTGGATTTTCTTTTGAAGGAAAAATCAGCAGAAAAGATTTCGGACTGAACTGGAATGCAACTTTGGAAGCAGGAGGTGTTTTGGTAAGCGATGACGTAAAGATTGCAGGTGAACTGCAGTTTGTAAAACAGGCATAA
- a CDS encoding S9 family peptidase yields MKLYTFSLLMLALGGPAMAQIQKFTMAEAVNGLRTNLAVKNISQFSWSEDGKSYIQAVKGGYLMTDLKTNKKDTLISLTQLNQNLADKLKAVPPISFTGNSKGYFSSGDQMMWVEKSGSEWKVKHTVAMDKEASNLKVFGDQQTLAFTVKNNLFVHKNGKTIAVTRDTNENILNGAANVHRNEFGIDTGIFPAPNSELVAFYRMDQTMVADYPIIDWSVTPAVNHNIKYPMAGQTSHQVTLGVFNIKTQSTVFLKTEGEKDQYLTAVTWSPDSKYIFVGVLNRGQNHLRMNQYDALTGNFIKTLFEETSDKYVEPQHPLTFFPNSNTDFIWQSQRTGYNHLFHYSLEKGLVAQITKGDWLVTDILGFNEKKKEIYFASTKETPLEKHLYKINWTNFKMQRLDQAPGVHTGVLSSDGNHLYDTYSNATTPRTINIINTGTLKTDNILTSDNPLKNYQRPEIKNVELKADDGTPLYGKIILPTNFDPNKKYPVIVYLYNGPHLQLVTNTFPASGNLWYEYMAQNGYIIFTMDGRGSSNRGLKFEQAVFRNLGTTEMNDQMKGVNYLKSLPYVDGERMGIHGWSFGGFMTTSFMLRHPEVFKVGVAGGPVIDWSMYEIMYGERYMDTPQENPQGYATANLLDKVQNLKGKLLMIHGAQDDVVVWQHSIKFIKSAVDNGVQLDYFVYPGHPHNVIGKDRVHLMQKVTDYFDLYLKNK; encoded by the coding sequence ATGAAATTATATACGTTTTCTTTATTGATGCTGGCTTTGGGAGGCCCTGCAATGGCTCAGATCCAAAAATTTACGATGGCAGAAGCCGTAAACGGTTTAAGAACCAACCTTGCCGTGAAAAATATCTCGCAATTTTCATGGTCGGAAGATGGTAAATCATATATTCAGGCTGTTAAAGGAGGGTATCTGATGACTGACCTGAAAACGAACAAGAAGGATACCCTGATATCCCTCACCCAACTCAATCAGAACCTTGCAGATAAATTAAAAGCTGTTCCGCCAATCAGTTTCACGGGCAATTCTAAAGGATATTTCAGTTCCGGGGATCAGATGATGTGGGTAGAAAAATCCGGAAGCGAATGGAAAGTAAAGCATACTGTTGCCATGGATAAAGAAGCCTCCAACCTGAAGGTATTCGGAGACCAGCAGACATTGGCCTTTACGGTGAAGAACAATTTATTTGTTCATAAAAACGGCAAAACCATTGCAGTTACCCGTGATACCAATGAAAACATCCTTAATGGTGCAGCCAATGTCCATAGAAATGAATTCGGGATTGATACGGGAATTTTCCCGGCACCCAATTCTGAACTTGTAGCTTTTTACAGAATGGATCAGACCATGGTAGCAGATTATCCGATTATCGATTGGTCTGTAACGCCTGCCGTTAACCACAATATCAAATACCCCATGGCAGGGCAGACTTCCCATCAGGTGACCCTTGGTGTTTTCAATATCAAAACCCAGTCAACGGTATTTCTGAAAACAGAAGGGGAAAAAGACCAGTACCTTACAGCAGTAACCTGGAGCCCGGATTCAAAGTATATTTTTGTAGGTGTGCTGAACAGAGGGCAGAATCACCTGAGAATGAACCAGTATGATGCGTTGACGGGAAATTTCATCAAGACACTTTTTGAGGAAACCAGTGATAAATATGTGGAACCACAACATCCTCTTACTTTCTTCCCGAATTCCAATACAGACTTCATCTGGCAAAGCCAGAGGACCGGATACAATCACCTGTTCCATTACAGCCTGGAAAAAGGCCTGGTTGCCCAAATTACAAAAGGAGACTGGCTGGTAACTGATATTCTTGGGTTTAATGAAAAGAAAAAGGAAATTTATTTCGCTTCCACTAAAGAAACCCCGTTGGAAAAACATCTGTATAAAATCAACTGGACGAACTTCAAGATGCAGCGCCTTGACCAAGCACCGGGGGTTCATACAGGAGTTTTAAGCAGCGACGGCAACCACCTGTACGACACCTACAGCAATGCTACAACACCTAGGACTATTAATATCATCAACACCGGCACGCTGAAAACTGACAATATCCTGACCTCAGACAATCCGTTGAAAAATTACCAGCGTCCGGAAATTAAAAATGTAGAATTAAAAGCTGATGACGGGACGCCTCTGTACGGTAAGATCATCCTTCCGACCAATTTCGATCCGAATAAAAAATATCCGGTGATCGTATATCTGTATAATGGTCCGCACCTACAGCTGGTCACCAATACCTTCCCGGCCTCCGGAAACCTTTGGTATGAATACATGGCACAGAACGGATACATTATTTTTACAATGGACGGAAGAGGTTCCTCTAACCGCGGACTGAAATTTGAACAGGCTGTTTTCAGGAATCTGGGAACCACTGAAATGAACGACCAGATGAAAGGGGTAAACTATCTGAAATCTCTTCCTTATGTAGACGGAGAGCGAATGGGAATCCACGGATGGAGTTTCGGTGGATTCATGACTACGAGCTTTATGCTTCGCCATCCTGAAGTCTTTAAAGTAGGTGTTGCCGGCGGCCCGGTGATTGACTGGAGCATGTATGAGATCATGTATGGGGAAAGGTATATGGACACGCCTCAGGAAAACCCGCAGGGATATGCAACAGCCAACCTGCTGGATAAAGTACAGAACCTGAAAGGAAAATTATTGATGATCCATGGTGCGCAGGATGATGTGGTGGTTTGGCAGCATTCCATAAAGTTCATTAAATCGGCTGTGGATAATGGGGTTCAGTTAGACTATTTTGTTTATCCCGGACATCCGCATAATGTTATCGGTAAAGACCGCGTACATCTGATGCAGAAGGTCACAGATTATTTTGATCTGTACCTTAAAAATAAATGA
- a CDS encoding LLM class flavin-dependent oxidoreductase, whose amino-acid sequence MELGIGMFGDLAFDQATGKYRDPGVKIREILEQVKFMDEVGIDVFAMGEHHRPDYAVSSPEIVLAAAASITKNIKLASGVTVLSSSEPVKVYEDFATLDLISDGRAEIYVGRGSFIESFPLYGYSLNDYEELFEEKLGLLLKINSEENITWSGRLRAPMKNQTVYPRAKNGGKLPIWRAVGGTPQSVQSAAELGLPLIVAIIGGMPVQFRDLIEFYKQEYKKAGHDVNEMQIAVHSHTFVSNDPEVIDGYFHNYKSQMDRIGSSRGWAPYTKMQYEGGRSKNGALFIGTAKEVADKIAYMKEIFGITRFIGHMDVGDPAHEIMMKSIELFGKEVKPVIEHL is encoded by the coding sequence ATGGAATTAGGAATAGGAATGTTCGGGGATCTGGCATTTGACCAGGCTACCGGAAAATACAGAGATCCGGGAGTAAAGATCCGTGAAATCCTGGAACAGGTGAAGTTCATGGATGAGGTGGGAATTGATGTTTTTGCTATGGGAGAACACCACCGTCCGGATTATGCTGTTTCTTCCCCGGAAATAGTTCTGGCAGCTGCGGCCAGCATCACCAAAAATATAAAACTGGCAAGCGGTGTTACCGTGTTAAGTTCATCCGAGCCGGTAAAAGTATATGAAGATTTCGCAACACTGGATCTGATTTCTGATGGCCGTGCCGAAATTTACGTAGGACGCGGAAGCTTTATTGAGTCTTTTCCTTTGTATGGATATTCTTTAAATGATTACGAAGAACTCTTCGAGGAAAAGCTAGGCTTATTACTGAAAATAAACTCTGAGGAAAATATAACATGGTCAGGAAGGCTTCGTGCCCCGATGAAAAACCAGACCGTTTACCCGAGAGCTAAAAATGGCGGGAAACTGCCGATCTGGAGGGCTGTAGGCGGTACTCCTCAGTCTGTGCAGAGTGCTGCTGAACTTGGGCTGCCGCTGATTGTAGCCATTATCGGAGGCATGCCTGTACAGTTCAGGGACCTGATTGAGTTTTATAAGCAGGAATACAAAAAGGCAGGCCATGATGTTAATGAAATGCAGATTGCCGTCCATTCGCATACTTTTGTGAGCAATGACCCTGAGGTAATTGATGGTTATTTCCATAATTACAAGTCCCAGATGGACAGGATAGGTTCTTCCCGTGGCTGGGCTCCGTATACCAAAATGCAGTATGAAGGCGGAAGAAGCAAAAATGGAGCTCTGTTCATCGGCACTGCCAAAGAAGTGGCGGATAAAATCGCCTATATGAAAGAAATCTTCGGGATTACGAGATTTATCGGACACATGGATGTGGGGGATCCGGCGCATGAGATCATGATGAAATCCATAGAATTGTTCGGGAAAGAAGTGAAACCGGTCATCGAACACCTTTAA
- a CDS encoding pirin family protein has protein sequence MKEIVMEDISGLRRSTEIVFDESGTFDWHSPENTTVLVIVLYGEILIDDFENPVSANQVFSVQSDKSHYLSIRNHFPDEKADILLLELESKMANRFFAVENLNITEKNTLIRISENVGYPNFIGLYEGRKEETYTLYQQGRSIFGMVINGAFEFQNRLMETRDAIMISGIETLEFEALSENALILLLEI, from the coding sequence GTGAAAGAAATTGTTATGGAAGATATTTCAGGGCTAAGAAGATCTACGGAGATTGTTTTTGATGAAAGCGGAACATTCGATTGGCATTCTCCCGAAAATACAACGGTTCTTGTTATTGTTTTATACGGCGAAATCCTGATTGATGATTTTGAAAATCCCGTTTCTGCAAATCAGGTTTTCAGTGTACAATCAGATAAAAGTCATTACTTATCCATCAGAAACCATTTCCCGGATGAGAAAGCAGACATTTTATTGCTTGAGCTCGAAAGTAAAATGGCCAACCGCTTTTTTGCGGTAGAAAATCTGAATATTACTGAGAAAAACACCCTCATCCGGATTTCTGAGAATGTAGGCTATCCCAATTTTATCGGATTGTATGAAGGCCGAAAAGAAGAAACATATACGCTGTATCAGCAAGGCAGGTCTATTTTCGGAATGGTGATCAACGGAGCATTTGAGTTCCAGAACCGGCTAATGGAAACCAGGGATGCTATCATGATATCCGGTATCGAAACGCTGGAGTTCGAAGCACTAAGTGAAAATGCACTGATCCTGCTTCTGGAAATCTGA
- a CDS encoding dioxygenase family protein produces the protein MKTIDRKGFLRTLGLAGVTAVAAPLLVHCGSDDESSTGSTSGSNSGSGSSATGCSVTNSETEGPFPTKSPSSLVQTNIVSDRTGVPFTIAITVQNVNTGCTNLQGAIVDIWHCDKDGNYSEYGGTGMQSANYTSVHFLRGRQTTDASGKVNFTSIFPGWYNGRATHIHVHIYNSSGQSLLVTQIAFPEGNDSAVVQVAASTGYKGMNGYTYNANDNVFGDGTSNEMSSISGSVSGGFALTHTIKVSA, from the coding sequence ATGAAAACAATAGACAGAAAAGGCTTTTTGAGAACCCTCGGTTTGGCAGGAGTAACTGCTGTTGCAGCACCTCTTTTGGTACACTGCGGAAGTGACGATGAAAGTTCGACCGGCAGTACTTCGGGATCGAATTCCGGATCGGGATCATCGGCAACGGGATGTTCCGTTACCAACTCCGAAACGGAAGGCCCGTTTCCTACAAAATCACCTTCAAGCCTTGTTCAGACCAATATCGTAAGCGACAGGACAGGGGTTCCTTTTACGATCGCAATCACCGTTCAGAATGTAAATACAGGCTGTACCAATCTGCAGGGCGCTATTGTGGACATCTGGCATTGCGATAAAGATGGAAACTATTCGGAGTACGGAGGAACCGGAATGCAGTCTGCCAATTACACCTCGGTGCATTTCTTAAGAGGCCGACAGACGACCGATGCCAGCGGAAAAGTAAATTTCACCTCTATTTTCCCGGGTTGGTATAACGGAAGAGCGACCCACATCCATGTGCATATCTATAATTCTTCAGGCCAGTCGCTGCTGGTAACACAGATTGCTTTTCCTGAAGGAAATGACAGTGCAGTGGTTCAGGTAGCTGCAAGTACAGGCTACAAAGGCATGAACGGATATACCTATAATGCGAATGATAACGTGTTCGGTGACGGAACTTCCAATGAAATGTCCAGTATCTCAGGAAGTGTAAGCGGAGGTTTTGCCCTGACCCATACCATAAAAGTTTCGGCTTAA
- a CDS encoding LytR/AlgR family response regulator transcription factor, which yields MIKAIALDDEILALKIIENYAGKIENLSLEKTFNIPSEAQKHLNKYPVDLIFLDIEMPSKNGMELFKSISQNTKVIFTTAYSEYAVDAFNINAVDYLLKPFSFERFRAAVDKVKPGHESDDLKYLSIRADYKLYKINFDDILLIEGLDDYIQIHLTDHSRITARSSMKNILEKLSDKDFVRVHRSYIIPVNAIRTIVNRNIHIGNFIIPIGETYKEAVMKIVNK from the coding sequence ATGATAAAAGCCATCGCCTTAGACGACGAAATTCTGGCTCTGAAAATTATTGAGAATTATGCCGGAAAAATTGAAAATCTTTCCCTTGAAAAGACGTTCAACATCCCGAGCGAGGCCCAGAAGCACCTTAACAAGTATCCCGTGGACCTCATCTTTTTGGATATCGAAATGCCTTCGAAAAACGGAATGGAATTATTCAAAAGTATTTCCCAGAATACCAAAGTTATTTTTACCACTGCTTATTCGGAATATGCTGTTGATGCCTTCAACATCAATGCGGTGGATTACCTGTTAAAACCTTTTTCTTTTGAGCGGTTCAGGGCTGCGGTGGACAAAGTAAAGCCCGGCCATGAATCCGACGACTTGAAATACTTGTCGATTCGCGCCGATTATAAGCTTTACAAGATCAATTTCGACGATATTCTTCTTATCGAAGGACTGGACGATTACATCCAGATCCATCTTACGGATCATTCCAGGATCACCGCCCGCTCTTCCATGAAAAACATTCTCGAAAAGCTTTCTGATAAAGACTTCGTAAGAGTCCACCGGTCTTATATTATTCCGGTTAATGCCATCAGGACAATTGTTAACCGCAATATTCATATCGGCAACTTCATTATTCCGATCGGGGAAACCTACAAAGAGGCCGTAATGAAAATAGTAAATAAATAA
- a CDS encoding sensor histidine kinase — translation MKKLWPHLILIPLLLTIPIVSSPDFDGTLSVFRVSPFQREFIRFVLLIVFFYLNLNIFLPKLYSRKKYLSFTVCTLIGFGMMVFLPYYLTSENIFTGVSSQMQMEPPGMPPNGNFQPPPMNGRPPFDFGPKRNDGSYSQMIFSSVLPFLFSFLSSLFIFRNIEQKKLERSKAKAELLNLKYQLQPHFLFNTLNSIYSLALLKSDDAPEGILKLSNVMRYVVQESSKDFVDLDKEIEYVKDYIALQLIRTDSSVDFSYTETGEMKGWQIAPFILVNFIENAFKYGFDAEKNSKISIRITVQGNVLHFTISNNIVNENNTGKSSFKVGLKNTLEHLRQVYGKNYDLTITDDGKTYAVDLKINLT, via the coding sequence ATGAAAAAGCTTTGGCCGCACCTCATCCTTATTCCCCTCCTGCTGACGATTCCCATTGTCTCTTCGCCGGATTTTGACGGGACGCTGTCGGTCTTCAGGGTTTCCCCTTTCCAGAGAGAATTTATCCGTTTTGTGCTTTTAATTGTGTTCTTCTATTTGAACCTCAATATTTTCCTCCCGAAATTATACAGCCGGAAAAAATATCTATCTTTTACCGTCTGCACGCTGATTGGTTTTGGAATGATGGTCTTCTTACCGTACTACCTTACCTCGGAGAATATTTTTACGGGAGTTTCCTCTCAGATGCAGATGGAACCGCCGGGAATGCCACCAAATGGAAATTTCCAGCCCCCGCCAATGAACGGAAGGCCTCCATTTGATTTCGGACCTAAAAGAAACGACGGATCATATAGCCAGATGATTTTTTCTTCTGTTCTTCCCTTTCTATTTTCTTTTTTATCCTCCCTTTTCATTTTTCGGAACATTGAGCAGAAAAAACTGGAACGGTCCAAAGCCAAAGCCGAATTGTTAAATTTAAAATATCAGCTGCAGCCCCACTTTTTATTCAACACTTTAAATTCCATCTATTCCCTGGCTTTACTAAAGTCCGACGATGCTCCGGAAGGAATTCTGAAGCTGTCTAACGTTATGCGGTATGTAGTCCAGGAAAGCAGCAAGGATTTTGTGGATCTCGACAAAGAAATCGAATATGTAAAGGATTATATCGCGCTTCAGCTGATCCGGACAGACAGCAGCGTGGATTTTTCCTATACTGAAACCGGGGAAATGAAAGGCTGGCAGATCGCTCCCTTTATTCTGGTCAATTTTATTGAAAATGCCTTCAAATATGGCTTTGATGCAGAAAAGAACTCAAAAATTTCAATACGGATTACGGTTCAGGGAAATGTTCTGCACTTTACGATTTCCAACAACATCGTCAATGAGAACAATACCGGTAAAAGCAGCTTTAAAGTCGGGCTGAAAAATACCCTTGAACATTTGCGTCAGGTGTATGGGAAAAATTATGATCTTACCATAACTGATGACGGAAAAACCTATGCGGTAGACTTAAAAATTAATTTAACCTGA
- a CDS encoding VF530 family protein, producing the protein MEQQSKDPLHGKRLDAILEELVAYYNGFEKLGEQINIRCFTDNPSINSSLKFLRKTDWARAKVESLYLFMLREKKRSEAGKQK; encoded by the coding sequence ATGGAACAGCAATCGAAAGATCCCCTACACGGAAAAAGACTGGATGCCATTCTCGAAGAACTGGTAGCCTATTACAACGGGTTTGAAAAACTGGGCGAGCAGATCAACATCCGGTGTTTTACCGATAATCCGAGCATTAATTCCTCTCTGAAATTCCTGAGAAAAACAGACTGGGCCCGAGCCAAGGTGGAAAGCCTTTATCTTTTTATGTTGCGGGAAAAGAAGCGGAGTGAAGCCGGAAAACAAAAGTAA
- a CDS encoding FKBP-type peptidyl-prolyl cis-trans isomerase, protein MTIENNHVVAVRYILHTIEEDGSKILVEETTAENPLTFLYGVGMMIPKFEQNILGLQAGDTAAFTIQPEEAYGERQPDAIAQLPLDMFQESGIPPVGAILPLSDNQGNNFQAFVVEVTPEAVVADLNHPMAGKVLDFQVEILNTRPATEEELSHGHAHGIDGNEAH, encoded by the coding sequence ATGACAATTGAAAACAATCACGTTGTAGCAGTACGTTACATCCTTCACACTATCGAGGAAGATGGAAGCAAAATCCTTGTAGAAGAGACCACAGCAGAAAATCCGCTTACATTTTTATATGGTGTAGGAATGATGATCCCTAAATTTGAACAGAATATCCTTGGCCTGCAGGCTGGTGATACCGCTGCTTTTACCATTCAGCCGGAAGAAGCTTACGGTGAGAGACAGCCGGATGCTATTGCACAATTGCCGCTGGATATGTTTCAGGAATCAGGGATTCCGCCTGTAGGAGCTATACTTCCTTTGTCTGATAACCAAGGGAATAATTTTCAGGCTTTCGTAGTAGAAGTTACACCGGAAGCTGTTGTAGCAGATCTTAATCATCCTATGGCCGGAAAAGTGCTGGATTTCCAGGTGGAAATTTTAAATACCCGTCCTGCCACGGAAGAAGAGTTGTCCCACGGCCATGCGCACGGAATCGACGGAAACGAAGCTCACTAA
- a CDS encoding YchJ family protein produces the protein MNCPCCSGKSYEDCCKPYHTGEKNAPTAEALMRSRFSAFAIPNADYLWETTLPSKRKYHNKSDLHDWSTGNTWTKLEIVGKPSTNTVEFKAFYTDGGGRHEVHHELSTFRMVQNRWFYVSGEFME, from the coding sequence ATGAACTGTCCCTGCTGTTCCGGAAAATCCTATGAAGATTGCTGTAAGCCATATCATACCGGAGAAAAAAATGCCCCGACTGCCGAAGCGCTGATGCGTTCAAGGTTTTCGGCCTTTGCCATTCCAAATGCAGACTATTTGTGGGAAACCACGCTTCCCAGCAAAAGAAAATACCATAATAAAAGTGATTTACACGATTGGAGCACCGGCAATACCTGGACAAAACTTGAAATTGTGGGTAAGCCTTCAACTAATACAGTTGAATTCAAAGCTTTTTATACGGATGGCGGTGGCCGTCATGAAGTCCATCATGAATTATCAACGTTCAGGATGGTTCAGAACCGCTGGTTTTATGTAAGCGGCGAATTTATGGAGTAA